Proteins from one Sabethes cyaneus chromosome 2, idSabCyanKW18_F2, whole genome shotgun sequence genomic window:
- the LOC128735468 gene encoding putative uncharacterized protein DDB_G0287265, translated as MLFLNFSVIFGVLLQKTAGGYKLFPGIFDPNPFIPRTHPEVLRITSSIYDGPYMYGWSGGTQDGEIGYVKTNSDKGSGGYHHQESFHKKDGNDYGHEEQSGYGESKDDVKHDDVDKYKTIIRKYDPHARENSERENPKYDVIEEQSDDHKDPNKHTTYVPTKKPKKRPTSTAEFGTRLTPPKKSTQQNNPNGYETVIYHEKESKDSENGYNWRNSHSPPPKSVVVNLGGGKSPNELEEDDDDEDGEEEEQRYDGKQADNDANGPSDSEGSDYSDNYDSFRYGNEFSHDDDDSNQERTADEQNTKTDGNRKSNRNNYDYDEEVDREEIDESANDDRYYGFDDDEDSGETEKNNRRRYDYTSEADYDAQ; from the exons ATGTTGTTTTTGAACTTTTCTGTGATTTTCGGTGTGCTTCTGCAGAAAACTGCCGGCGGTTACAAGCTTTTTCCGGGAATATTCGATCCTAATCCTTTTATTCCGAGGACACATCCGGAAGTTTTGCGAATAACGTCCAGCATCTACGATGGTCCGTACATGTACGGGTGGTCAGGAGGAACCCAAGATGGTGAAATTGGCTATGTGAAAACGAACAGTGACAAAGGATCCGGTGGATACCATCATCAGGAGAGTTTCCACAAAAAGGATGGAAATGATTACGGTCACGAGGAGCAGTCCGGGTATGGAGAATCGAAAGATGATGTGAAACACGATGATGTTGATAAGTACAAGACGATTATACGGAAGTATGACCCACATGCAAGAGAAAATAGTGAGAGAGAAAATCCAAAGTACGACGTGATAGAAGAACAAAG TGATGATCACAAAGATCCCAATAAGCACACAACATACGTACCGACGAAAAAGCCGAAAAAGCGTCCAACGAGCACTGCCGAATTCGGCACCAGACTTACcccaccgaaaaaatcaacccAGCAGAACAACCCCAACGGGTACGAAACGGTAATATACCATGAAAAGGAAAGCAAGGACTCGGAAAACGGCTACAACTGGCGGAACAGTCATTCTCCGCCGCCCAAGTCGGTGGTCGTCAACCTCGGCGGTGGCAAATCGCCCAATGAGCTGGAAGAGGACGACGATGACGAAGACGGCGAGGAAGAGGAACAACGATACGATGGAAAACAGGCGGACAACGATGCCAACGGACCGTCGGACTCGGAAGGATCGGATTACTCGGATAACTACGACAGCTTTAGGTATGGTAATGAGTTCTCGCATGACGACGATGACAGTAACCAGGAGCGAACGGCTGATGAACAAAACACCAAAACGGATGGAAATAGAAAATCTAACCGTAACAACTACGACTATGACGAGGAAGTGGATCGAGAGGAAATCGACGAATCAGCCAACGATGATCGTTATTACGGATTTGATGACGACGAGGATAGTGGCGAAACTGAAAAGAACAATCGACGACGGTATGATTACACCAGTGAAGCGGATTACGATGCACAATGA